A genomic segment from Tachypleus tridentatus isolate NWPU-2018 unplaced genomic scaffold, ASM421037v1 Hic_cluster_2, whole genome shotgun sequence encodes:
- the LOC143243302 gene encoding uncharacterized protein LOC143243302 produces MQRIDIAQVETVFRSHKTLVFVCQCLANLYLRKPEEEWQLSLTGIPVLLFDEGETRARTKRKLKLVFAEKSTGVILWHDVIDNLTNYEAQDNTFHTMFLSTDHSQMGGFSFENKTAARQFHEQVDLLTSDPLNISLSVPKAKGKNSRKLEKIKLPQKCDISLPCCFEHVTSIDIRDKEQFYTLTNLVQRKSKKALEQSVHE; encoded by the coding sequence ATGCAGCGAATTGACATAGCCCAAGTCGAAACGGTTTTTCGTAGCCACAAAACACTTGTATTTGTGTGCCAGTGTCTGGCCAATCTGTATCTGAGAAAGCCAGAGGAAGAATGGCAGTTATCCCTGACAGGTATCCCTGTCCTGCTGTTTGATGAAGGAGAAACGAGAGCACGAACTAAACGAAAACTGAAACTGGTCTTCGCCGAAAAAAGCACAGGTGTCATTCTTTGGCATGATGTCATTGACAATTTGACGAATTACGAGGCCCAAGATAATACTTTTCACACCATGTTCCTTTCCACCGATCACAGCCAAATGGGTGGTTTCAGTTTCGAAAACAAAACAGCTGCCAGACAGTTTCACGAACAAGTCGACCTACTGACGTCGGATCCTCTCAATATATCTTTATCCGTTCCTAAAGCTAAAGGGAAAAATTCCAGGAAGttggaaaaaataaagttaccccaaaaatgtgatatttctctTCCTTGCTGTTTCGAACACGTCACAAGTATAGATATTAGAGATAAAGAGCAATTTTATACGCTGACGAATTTAGTGCAAAGGAAATCTAAAAAGGCATTAGAGCAATCTGTTCATGAGTAG